One Rosa chinensis cultivar Old Blush chromosome 3, RchiOBHm-V2, whole genome shotgun sequence DNA window includes the following coding sequences:
- the LOC112192964 gene encoding DNA mismatch repair protein MLH1 isoform X3 — translation MSARRKNLQNSADDYSKIVDLLSRFAIHHTSVSFSCRKHGAGRADVSSVATISRIDAIRSVYGVSVARSLMKVEALDNDPSSSVFQMDGFISNSEYVAKKITMVLFINDRLVDCTALKRALEIVYAATLPKAAKPFIYMSIVLPPEHVDVNVHPTKREVSLLNQEVIIEKIQSVVESRLRSSNETQIFQEQTVEPPSSSQMISSKDSNRNPTPSGSKSQKVPVNKMVRTDSSDPAGRLHIYLHAESRGHLEKNTSLTAVRSSVRQRRNPKETADLSSVQELIADIDSNCHSGMLDIVRHCTYIGMADDVFALLQHDTHLYLANIVSLSKELMYQQVLRRFAHFNAIQLSNPAPLKELIVLALKEGDTDPESTENDELNEKIAEMNSELLKQKADLLEEYFSIHIDKDGNLSRLPVILDQYTPDMDRVPEFALCLGNDVDWEEEKKCFQVISAALGNFYAMHPPMLPNPSGDGLQFYQKRKLFRNNEGSLSCNTGADDMMTEDEIEHELVAEAETAWAQREWSIQHVLFPSMRLFFKPPNSMATNGTFVRVASLEKLYRIFERC, via the exons ATGTCTGCCCGGAGAAAGAATCTGCAAAACTCTGCTGATGATTATTCAAAGATTGTAGATTTGTTAAGCCGGTTTGCCATTCATCACACAAGTGTTAGCTTCTCCTGCAGAAAG CATGGAGCCGGTAGAGCAGATGTTAGTTCTGTTGCCACAATATCAAGAATTGATGCGATTCGTTCAGTTTACGGGGTGTCAGTTGCCCGCAGTCTGATGAAAGTAGAAGCTTTGGACAATGATCCGTCAAGCTCAGTTTTCCAGATGGATGGCTTTATCTCCAACTCTGAATATGTTGCGAAGAAGATAACTATGGTGCTTTTTATAAACG ATAGATTGGTGGATTGCACTGCATTGAAGAGAGCTCTAGAAATTGTTTATGCCGCTACATTGCCAAAAGCAGCAAAACCCTTCATATACATGTCAATTGTATTACCACCTGAACATGTTGATGTGAATGTTCACCCAACAAAGAGAGAG GTGAGTCTTCTGAATCAGGAAGTCATCATTGAGAAGATACAGTCAGTGGTTGAATCAAGATTGAGAAGCTCCAATGAGACACAGATATTTCAGGAGCAG ACAGTTGAACCACCTTCATCCAGCCAAATGATTTCTAGCAAGGATTCAAATCGTAATCCTACGCCATCTG GGTCAAAATCACAAAAGGTTCCAGTGAATAAAATGGTCAGAACAGATTCATCGGATCCTGCTGGAAGGTTGCATATTTACTTGCACGCAGAATCTCGTGGCCATCTTGAAAAGAATACTAGCTTGACTGCTGTTAG ATCGTCTGTTAGACAAAGAAGGAACCCAAAGGAAACTGCTGATCTGAGTAGCGTTCAGGAGCTTATTGCTGATATTGATAGCAATTGTCATTCTG GTATGCTAGACATTGTGAGACACTGCACATACATTGGAATGGCAGATGACGTCTTTGCATTGCTTCAGCATGACACACACCTCTACCTTGCAAATATAGTGAGCTTGAG CAAAGAGCTCATGTATCAGCAAGTTCTACGTCGATTTGCTCATTTTAATGCTATACAATTAAGTAACCCGGCCCCGCTGAAGGAGTTGATTGTGTTGGCACTGAAAGAGGGGGACACAGATCCAGAATCCACTGAGAATGATgaactaaatgaaaagattgCAGAA ATGAATTCAGAACTACTTAAGCAAAAGGCTGATCTACTAGAGGAGTACTTTTCCATTCACATAGATAAAGATGGAAATTTGTCCAGGCTTCCTGTCATACTTGACCAATACACACCTGACATGGATCGTGTCCCAGAATTTGCGCTTTGTTTGGGCAACGAT GTTGATtgggaagaagagaaaaaatgcTTCCAAGTAATTTCAGCTGCACTTGGGAACTTTTACGCCATGCATCCTCCTATGTTACCCAACCCATCTGGTGATGGTTtgcaattttaccaaaaaaggaAGTTGTTCAGGAATAATGAAGGAAGTCTCTCTTGCAATACTG GTGCGGATGATATGATGACGGAGGACGAAATCGAGCACGAACTAGTTGCAGAAGCAGAGACTGCATGGGCACAGCGCGAATGGTCAATCCAGCATGTATTGTTTCCATCAATGAGGCTCTTTTTTAAGCCACCAAATTCTATGGCTACAAATGGAACATTTGTTCGA GTTGCTTCACTAGAAAAGCTGTACAGGATTTTTGAAAGATGCTGA
- the LOC112194609 gene encoding uncharacterized protein LOC112194609, with translation MAAAIASMTARLATKLSLREGEEPVDLGNLRVPGKEFLARRFYLVGKLNTCRAVVLDSFRSAVRSMWRLTGTVEVQPRGDRFLFTFTLERDVTRVKKGGPWSFQRAMLLLNDYDGFSVIDAVKLDFVWIWVGIHGLPPSILTEPTVRLVGGTIGEVLEVDQPAIRRGDARVRITLAINDPVRLDHRVRVSPTDVLTLRFQYERLLGRCRLCTFLNHGGQRCSREEVEVTDSVVDDGSQQVPRLALPGLVFRANSQPSLSLPSNFKVPTLLKKKPV, from the coding sequence ATGGCAGCAGCTATTGCTTCCATGACAGCCAGGCTAGCGACCAAGTTGTCGCTCAGAGAGGGTGAGGAACCGGTTGACCTGGGAAACCTTAGGGTTCCGGGGAAGGAATTTCTCGCTCGCCGTTTCTACTTGGTGGGGAAACTCAACACTTGTAGGGCGGTGGTTTTGGATTCTTTTAGGAGCGCAGTGCGTTCAATGTGGAGATTGACGGGAACTGTGGAGGTTCAACCACGCGGGGATCGTTTTCTGTTTACGTTCACTCTTGAACGTGATGTCACCCGGGTGAAGAAGGGAGGCCCTTGGAGTTTTCAGCGAGCTATGCTTTTgttaaatgactacgatggctttTCAGTGATTGATGCGGTGAAGCTTGATTTCGTTTGGATCTGGGTTGGGATCCATGGCCTTCCACCGAGTATCTTGACGGAACCCACTGTCCGGCTGGTGGGCGGAACGATCGGTGAGGTTTTGGAGGTTGATCAACCGGCTATCCGACGTGGTGATGCTCGGGTTCGGATTACTTTAGCCATCAATGATCCGGTGCGTTTGGATCATCGTGTTAGGGTTTCGCCCACTGATGTTCTCACTTTGAGGTTTCAGTATGAGAGGCTATTGGGGAGGTGCAGACTGTGTACCTTCTTGAACCACGGAGGACAGAGGTGTTCAagggaggaggtggaggtgacTGACTCTGTGGTGGACGATGGTTCACAGCAGGTTCCGAGGCTGGCTCTTCCAGGGCTCGTGTTTAGGGCTAATTCCCAGCCATCTCTTTCCTTGCCTTCGAATTTCAAGGTCCCAACTCTGTTGAAGAAGAAACCAGTGTAG